GTGCCAGCGCAGCAAAGGTTTGCCCAGTGCGGTGGCCAGCTCTTCAGCCAGCATGGTCTTGCCGGTGCCGGGCTCGCCCTTGACCAGCAGCGGTCGTTGCAGGGTGATGGCGGCGTTGACGGCCATCTGCAGATCGTCGGTGGCAACGTAGCGGTCGGTACCTGAAAACTTCATCGGCTTCTCTGTCGGTTGCTATGGGTCGGTTGGTAAAAGACAGTGGCCAGTGTATCAGAACAGGTCGGGCAGAAAAGAGAGGTAAGGTGAGGATCGATAAGGGGGAGAGCGGGGAGATGTGACAGAGCACATCCCCCGTGGAAGCGAGTCTTACTTGGCGGCTTCGTATGCAGCAGCAGACTTCACGATCTCGGCGCGCGCGGCGTCGGCGTTGGCCCAGCCTTCAACCTTGACCCACTTGCCCTTTTCGAGGGTTTTGTAGTTCTCGAAGAAGTGGGCGATCTGGTCACGGGTCAGCTGAGGAATATCGTCAACATCATGAATATCGTTGTACGCCTGGCTCAGTTTCTCGTGCGGAACGGCAACCAGTTTGGCATCACCGCCGGCTTCGTCGGTCATGTTCAGGATACCGACCGGACGGCAGCGAATGACAGAACCGGTCATTACCGGGTGCGGGGTCAGCACCAATACGTCCAGGGGATCGCCATCGTCTGCCAGAGTGTTGTTGATGTAGCCGTAGTTGGCCGGATAGAACATCGGGGCAGCCATGAAACGGTCAACGAAGATCGCATCAGCGTCTTTGTCGATCTCGTATTTAACCGGGGAGCTTTCCGCCGGGATTTCGATGATCACGTAGATGTCATTCGGCAGATCTTTGCCGGCAGGGACTTTCTCGAAGCTCATGAGCTGTTTTCCTGTTATCGATTACAAGGACAGAACGTATAGCGGGCCGCAGTATAAACTGCCCAGCAGCCCGCCGGAATACGACTTACAGGTGAAACGCCTGTTCAGCAGTCGCAGTGGTACTGCAGCAGCGTCTCGACTTCTTCGCGTGAACCCAGCGCCACGGATACGCGCTGATGGATGTGGTCAGGCTGAATATCCAGTATGTCGCTGTAACATGTGCTGGAGATGCCACCGGCCTGCTCGATCAGCAGGCTCATCGGATTACCTTCGTACATCAGACGCAGTTTGCCGGGCTTGGCGGGTTCGCGTGCATCCCAAGGGTACGTGAAAATACCGCCACGGGTCAGGACACGATGCACCTCGGCCACCATGGAGGCGATCCAGCGCATGTTGTAGTTCTTGCCACGGGGGCCTTCGGCACCCTTGAGCAGGTCGTCAACATAGTTGCGCATCGAAGGTTCCCAGAAGCGGTGGTTCGACATGTTAATGGCGAACTCTTTGGTTTCTTCGGGGATCTTGACGTTTTCACGAGTCAGCAGGAAATCACCGGTGTGAGCAAGGGTAAACATGTTGACGCCATGCCCGGTGGTCAGTGCCAGAACCGCTGAAGGACCATACAGTACATAGCCGGAAGCCACCTGTTTGCGACCTGCCTGCAGGAACATGTCCACATTATCATCCGTGGCGCCCTCAGGGGCTTCAAGGATGGAAAAGATGGTGCCCACGGAAACATTGATGTCGATGTTGGAAGAGCCGTCCAGAGGGTCGAAAGTCACCAGGAAGCGACCATTTGGGTTGCCGAAGACAGGGTCGTCTTCCTCTTCAGACGCGAGGCCGCGGACAAGAGGATTGTCGAGCAGCACCTTTTTCAGCACGTCGTTGGAAATGACATCCAGCTTCTTCTGGGTTTCACCCTGAACGTTGGTGTCATTGGTGGTGCCGAGAATACCGGCCAGAGCGCCCTCTCGCAGTTGCAGTGCGATCTCCTTGCAGGCGATCATCAGTGTGTCGATCAGTTCAACGAGTTCGAGGTCGGTGTCGTGGTGTTTCAGGTAGTTGCTGAGCAGCTGCATCTGTGAATTCGGCCTTTGTTTGATCCGATGGGAAAGACGCGCTGAATTGTACGCTATCCTGATGGATTTTGCATAAGAACAGATCGTTTCCGGTGCGGTTTTCGTAGCGCCAAGCTGATATGATGCGATGCATTCAGAACAAGAAAAGGAGCATCCGAGTGCACATCCATATTCTCGGAATTTGCGGTACCTTCATGGGGTCGCTGGCGATACTGGCCAAACAGCTGGGGCACCGGGTCACCGGCTCGGATGCGAATGTCTATCCACCCATGAGCACGCAGCTGGAGCAGCAGGGAATTGAGCTGATCCAGGGTTACGATCCGGTGCAACTGGAGCCGGCCCCCGATATGGTGGTCATCGGCAACGCCATGAGTCGCGGCAACCCCTGTGTTGAGCATGTGCTGGAGCATAATTTGCGCTACACCTCGGGTCCTCAGTGGCTACACGACAATCTTTTGGCCGACCGCTGGGTGCTGGCGGTAGCCGGTACCCATGGTAAAACCACGACCGCTACCATGTTGGCCTGGATTCTTGAACAGGCGGGCATGTCGCCCGGTTTTCTGATAGGCGGCGTGCCGCTCAACTTTGAAACCTCTGCCCGTATCGGAGAAACCCCTTTCTTTGTGATTGAAGCGGACGAATACGACACTGCCTTTTTCGATAAGCGTTCGAAGTTTGTGCACTATCACCCCCGCACCCTGATTCTGAATAACCTTGAGTTCGACCACGCGGATATCTTTCCTGATCTGGCGGCGATTCAGCGCCAGTTCCATCACTTGATGCGGATCTTGCCCGCCACCGGACAGGTTATCATGCCGGCAGATTCGGCAGCGCTTGATGATGTAATCGACATGGGGTGCTGGAGTGAGCGAGTACTGACTGGCTTTGATCGTCGTGCCAGCTGGTCGGCTCAGCTTCTGAGCGAAGATGGCAGTCACTTTTCCGTTCAGCACCAGGGCGAGAGTCTGGGCGAAGTGTGCTGGTCACTGACCGGCCTGCACAACGTGAGCAATGCGATTAATGCACTGGTGGCGGCACGTCATGTTGGCGTTCAGCCAGAGCATGCGATTGAAGCGCTGAGCCAGTTCGGCGGTGTCAAGCGGCGAATGGAGCGGTTGGGCGAGGTGGCCGGGATCACCGTGTATGACGACTTTGCGCACCACCCCAGTGCAATTCAGACCACGCTGGAGGGGCTGCGTGCCCGTGTGGGCAAACGCCAGGCAGTGGTGGCCGTGATTGAACTGCGCTCCAACACCATGAGGCTGGGTGCCCACAAGGCACAGCTTGCCGAAGCAACCGCCATGGCGGATCAGGTGTACTGGTATCAGCCGGAAGGGCTGGACTGGTCGCTGGATGAAGTGGTGGCACAGAGCCCTGTCCCGGCACGGCTGGAAACGGAAATATGTCCGCTTGTTAACCGTCTGGCAAGCGAATTGCCGCGCGGTGCGCAGGTCGTGATCATGAGTAATGGCGGCTTTGGCGGTATTCACCAGAAGTTGCTGAAGGCGCTGGAGCAGCGGGAGTCGATTCATGTCCTCTGACAGTGGTTTTGCTGGGCGTGTGACGCTGGCCATTACCGGCGCATCCGGTGTTCAGTATGGGTTGCGTCTTCTGCAGTGCCTGTTGGCGCAGAACCAGCAAGTGCTGTTAATGGTGTCGAAAGCAGCCCAGGTTGTGATCGCAACCGAGACCGACCTCAAACTCCCAGGATCGCCCGATGCAATGGAACACTTTCTGACTGAGCAGTACGGCGCCATGGCAGGTCAGCTGTGTGTGTTCGGGCGCGAACAATGGATGGCTCCGGTGGCGTCCGGTTCGGGTGCGCCTTCTGCCATGGTTGTGTGTCCCTGCAGTACCGGTACCCTGTCGGCCATCGCCTGTGGTGCCAGCAATAACCTGATCGAGCGGGCGGCAGATGTGGCATTGAAAGAGCGCAGGCAGCTGATACTGGTACCCCGCGAGGCGCCTTATTCCGAGATCCATCTGGAGCATATGCTCAAGCTGACTCGCATGGGGAGTGTCATCATTCCGGCCAGCCCCGGATTCTATCATCGCCCACAAAGTGTCGAAGATATGGTGGACTTTGTAGTGGCGCGTATCCTGTCGCAACTTGGGCTCGAACAAGCACTGTTGCCACGCTGGGGTGAGGCGCTGATTCAGGGCGGGTGATTTGTTCACTCCAGCTGATTACAATAGCCCCGTTTTTGACCGACCGAGAAGACTATGTCCAAGATACTGGCCCTGGATACCTCTACCGATGCCTGTTCAGCGGCGCTGCTGCTGGGTGATCAGTTGACTGATCGCTTTGTCATCGAGCCGCGCCGCCATACCCATCTGTTGTTGCCGATGGTTGAAGAGCTGCTGGCTGAAGCCGGTGTGGCTTTGAACAGTCTGGATGCCATCGCCTTTGGCCGTGGCCCCGGCTCTTTCGCCGGCATTCGCATTGCGACCGGAGCCGCTCAGGGGTTGGCGCTGGCAGCAGATCTGCCGGTGGTGCCGGTTTCAACCCTGAAGGCGATCGCCTGGGCAGAAGGTGAAGACAGCTGCTCGCAGTTGACGGTGCTGGACGCTCGCATGGACGAGGTCTACTGGTGTGCATGGCAGTGGCAGGACGGTGAGCCGGTTGCACTGGTCGAGGAACAGGTATGTGCCCCGGCACAGATCCACCTGCCGCCGGAAAGCCCTGTCCGGTCTTTTGTCGGGTTGGGCAGTGGCTGGTGTTATCGTGAGCGGATGCCGGAAGAGCTGGTGCGTCAGGTTCGTGAGATCAAAGCGGAGGTCTACCCGCAGGCCTCGGCGATGGCACAGCTGGCTCAGCGAGTGTTCAAGCAGGGAGCAGCCATGGCGCCGGATGATGCGCGCCCAGTTTATCTGCGCGATCAGGTTGCCTGGAAGAAAAAGGATCAGCAGTGAACTTCAGTGACTGGCTGCATACCTTTTGCCTGGCCGTGATTCAGGGGCTGACGGAGTTTCTGCCCATCTCCAGTTCGGCGCATCTGATTCTGCCTTCCCAGTTGCTGGGGTGGGAGGATCAGGGGCTGGCGTTTGATGTCGGCGTTCATGTCGGCACTCTGCTGGCGGTTGTCTATTATTTCCGTCGAGAGGTCAGTGGTATGGCCATGGCCTGGGGGCGTTCTTTGGGTGGGCCGTGCGATGCCGAAGGCAAGCTGGCCTGGTTGGTGGTGCTGGCGACTCTGCCCGCTATGTTCAGCGGGCTCATGTTTGCAGGCCTGATCGAACAGTATGGTCGCTCGATACTGGTGATAGCGGCTGCTACGCTGATTTTTGGCGTTTTGTTGGGCTGGGCTGACAGTCGCCGGCAGGAATGTCGCGGAATTCGTGAGCTGACGCGACGCGATGCTGTCATGATTGGTATGGCGCAGGCTTTGGCCCTGATACCCGGTACCTCGCGTTCAGGAATCACCATTACGGCGGCTTTAATGCTGGGATTCGAGCGTCAGAGTGCTGCGCGGTTTTCATTTTTGTTGTCAATCCCGATCATATTTGGTGCCGGAGTGCTGCAGGTAGCGCGGCTTTCTGAGCAGGGCAGTGGTGCTCACTGGCTGCAGATTGGTGTCGGTACACTGGTTGCCGGACTCAGCGCGCTGGCCTGTATCCACCTGTTCCTCAAATGGCTGGATCGTGTTGGTATGATGCCGTTTGTCTGGTATCGGCTGGCGTTGGGGGTTGTGCTTTTGCTGGTCTGGTTGGCAGGCCCCGGGGGGCTGGTGTGAATCTGGCCGTAGGTTGGCAGTATGAGGACGGCAGGGCAACAGCAGAAACATTGGCGCTTGAGCTTGGTCTTCCCTGTGTTGCGTCTCCGGATCTGGCCTCTGCCGAGCCTTGGCAGCAGGTGCTGTTGTTTGACTTGCAGGGACTGGCGCTTTACGCGACCGGGCCAAAACGCCCGGGACCTGTCAGGGCCGATTTCGTGTCCGGCGCGGTTGCGCATCGGCGTCAGTTTGGCGGCGGTACGGGGCAGCTGATCGCCAAGGCCTGCGGTATCAAGTCAGGCATACGCCCAACCATTGTTGATGCGACCGCAGGCCTTGGGCGAGATGCCTTTGTGCTGGCGACGCTGGGCTGTCAGGTACACATGCTGGAACGCTCATCGGTTGTGCATGCACTTCTGGCAGCCGGGCTGGAACAGGCCCTCAGTGTGCCTGATCTGGCCGAAACGCTGCAGCGAATGACGCTGGAGCGGGCTGACGGGCGTACCTGGCTGCAGAAGTGTCCTGAGCAGCAACAGCCAGACCTGGTCTACCTTGATCCCATGTTCCCGCATACGGACAAGAAGGCTCAGGTCAAGAAGGAGATGCTGGCGTTCCGAGAGTTGGTGGGCCAGGATACCGATGATGCCGAGTTGCTGGCGGCGGCGCTAGAGGCTGCACGCTGTCGGGTGGTGGTCAAACGCGCCCGAAAGGCGCCTGCCATCACGGGTCAAAAGCCTTCCTACTCGCTGGAAGGCAAGTCCAGCCGCTATGACATCTATGCCCTGCGAGCGTTGGGTGGAGCCCAGAGTTCTCAGTAATGGGGCGGCGGTACATCGGCTGCGGGCGCTTCTTCACTGCCGCCGAGTTCACGTAGCTGGCCGTGCAGAATCTTGACCATTCGTGTCAGTTTTTCCAGATCCATTTCCTGCCGCGCCACGACTTCACTCAGCTTGTCGATGGCGTCTTCCTGAAAAGCGATGCGTGATTCCAGCTCTGCCAGGGTATCGTTGTCGGCCATAATGACCTCCTTGCTGTTTGGACGGGGTCCATAGGATAGTTCATAGGTCCCTCTGTCAGAAAGCCTGTCAGGCTTAAGCCATTGAAAAAAAATGATGAATAGAGTATATCTGACGAGCTTCAATGCGCGTCTTCCTAAATCTGCGCATCTTATATTGTATAAACATTCAGCTAATAAACAGAGAAGATCAATGA
This DNA window, taken from Marinobacterium iners, encodes the following:
- the ppa gene encoding inorganic diphosphatase, translating into MSFEKVPAGKDLPNDIYVIIEIPAESSPVKYEIDKDADAIFVDRFMAAPMFYPANYGYINNTLADDGDPLDVLVLTPHPVMTGSVIRCRPVGILNMTDEAGGDAKLVAVPHEKLSQAYNDIHDVDDIPQLTRDQIAHFFENYKTLEKGKWVKVEGWANADAARAEIVKSAAAYEAAK
- a CDS encoding class 1 fructose-bisphosphatase produces the protein MQLLSNYLKHHDTDLELVELIDTLMIACKEIALQLREGALAGILGTTNDTNVQGETQKKLDVISNDVLKKVLLDNPLVRGLASEEEDDPVFGNPNGRFLVTFDPLDGSSNIDINVSVGTIFSILEAPEGATDDNVDMFLQAGRKQVASGYVLYGPSAVLALTTGHGVNMFTLAHTGDFLLTRENVKIPEETKEFAINMSNHRFWEPSMRNYVDDLLKGAEGPRGKNYNMRWIASMVAEVHRVLTRGGIFTYPWDAREPAKPGKLRLMYEGNPMSLLIEQAGGISSTCYSDILDIQPDHIHQRVSVALGSREEVETLLQYHCDC
- the mpl gene encoding UDP-N-acetylmuramate:L-alanyl-gamma-D-glutamyl-meso-diaminopimelate ligase, coding for MHIHILGICGTFMGSLAILAKQLGHRVTGSDANVYPPMSTQLEQQGIELIQGYDPVQLEPAPDMVVIGNAMSRGNPCVEHVLEHNLRYTSGPQWLHDNLLADRWVLAVAGTHGKTTTATMLAWILEQAGMSPGFLIGGVPLNFETSARIGETPFFVIEADEYDTAFFDKRSKFVHYHPRTLILNNLEFDHADIFPDLAAIQRQFHHLMRILPATGQVIMPADSAALDDVIDMGCWSERVLTGFDRRASWSAQLLSEDGSHFSVQHQGESLGEVCWSLTGLHNVSNAINALVAARHVGVQPEHAIEALSQFGGVKRRMERLGEVAGITVYDDFAHHPSAIQTTLEGLRARVGKRQAVVAVIELRSNTMRLGAHKAQLAEATAMADQVYWYQPEGLDWSLDEVVAQSPVPARLETEICPLVNRLASELPRGAQVVIMSNGGFGGIHQKLLKALEQRESIHVL
- a CDS encoding flavin prenyltransferase UbiX, encoding MSSDSGFAGRVTLAITGASGVQYGLRLLQCLLAQNQQVLLMVSKAAQVVIATETDLKLPGSPDAMEHFLTEQYGAMAGQLCVFGREQWMAPVASGSGAPSAMVVCPCSTGTLSAIACGASNNLIERAADVALKERRQLILVPREAPYSEIHLEHMLKLTRMGSVIIPASPGFYHRPQSVEDMVDFVVARILSQLGLEQALLPRWGEALIQGG
- the tsaB gene encoding tRNA (adenosine(37)-N6)-threonylcarbamoyltransferase complex dimerization subunit type 1 TsaB; protein product: MSKILALDTSTDACSAALLLGDQLTDRFVIEPRRHTHLLLPMVEELLAEAGVALNSLDAIAFGRGPGSFAGIRIATGAAQGLALAADLPVVPVSTLKAIAWAEGEDSCSQLTVLDARMDEVYWCAWQWQDGEPVALVEEQVCAPAQIHLPPESPVRSFVGLGSGWCYRERMPEELVRQVREIKAEVYPQASAMAQLAQRVFKQGAAMAPDDARPVYLRDQVAWKKKDQQ
- a CDS encoding undecaprenyl-diphosphate phosphatase, which translates into the protein MNFSDWLHTFCLAVIQGLTEFLPISSSAHLILPSQLLGWEDQGLAFDVGVHVGTLLAVVYYFRREVSGMAMAWGRSLGGPCDAEGKLAWLVVLATLPAMFSGLMFAGLIEQYGRSILVIAAATLIFGVLLGWADSRRQECRGIRELTRRDAVMIGMAQALALIPGTSRSGITITAALMLGFERQSAARFSFLLSIPIIFGAGVLQVARLSEQGSGAHWLQIGVGTLVAGLSALACIHLFLKWLDRVGMMPFVWYRLALGVVLLLVWLAGPGGLV
- a CDS encoding class I SAM-dependent methyltransferase → MNLAVGWQYEDGRATAETLALELGLPCVASPDLASAEPWQQVLLFDLQGLALYATGPKRPGPVRADFVSGAVAHRRQFGGGTGQLIAKACGIKSGIRPTIVDATAGLGRDAFVLATLGCQVHMLERSSVVHALLAAGLEQALSVPDLAETLQRMTLERADGRTWLQKCPEQQQPDLVYLDPMFPHTDKKAQVKKEMLAFRELVGQDTDDAELLAAALEAARCRVVVKRARKAPAITGQKPSYSLEGKSSRYDIYALRALGGAQSSQ
- a CDS encoding SlyX family protein; the encoded protein is MADNDTLAELESRIAFQEDAIDKLSEVVARQEMDLEKLTRMVKILHGQLRELGGSEEAPAADVPPPHY